The Brachyspira hyodysenteriae ATCC 27164 genome includes a window with the following:
- a CDS encoding RluA family pseudouridine synthase, which produces MDIEKEMSNYINPIYEDNHIIVAVKPPNIPTQGDITGDVSFFENIKDYIKIKYNKKGNVFLGLVHRLDRPVSGIIVFAKTSKAASRLSEAIRDRKFEKTYYAVVNGILLEKEAKLENYLIKKTNKLGNIAQVVFENTKNAKIAKLKYNVIKEDVIKNLSLLRVELETGRFHQIRVQLANIGHVIYGDRKYGSYIKYDRNDVPLALFAKSLRFPHPTRDEEIYVEADLPSYNPWNIFN; this is translated from the coding sequence ATGGATATAGAAAAAGAAATGAGTAATTATATTAATCCTATTTATGAGGATAATCATATAATAGTGGCGGTAAAGCCTCCTAATATACCTACACAGGGCGATATAACAGGAGATGTTTCTTTTTTTGAGAATATTAAAGATTATATAAAGATAAAGTACAATAAAAAAGGTAATGTATTTTTGGGGCTTGTTCATAGATTAGATAGACCTGTATCCGGAATTATAGTTTTTGCTAAGACTTCAAAGGCAGCATCAAGATTAAGCGAAGCTATAAGAGATAGAAAATTTGAAAAAACTTATTATGCTGTTGTTAATGGAATACTTTTAGAAAAAGAAGCTAAGCTTGAAAATTATCTTATAAAAAAAACAAATAAATTGGGTAATATAGCTCAGGTTGTTTTTGAAAATACAAAGAATGCTAAAATAGCTAAGTTAAAATATAATGTTATAAAAGAAGATGTAATAAAAAATCTTAGCTTATTAAGGGTAGAATTAGAAACAGGCAGATTTCATCAAATAAGAGTACAGCTAGCTAATATAGGGCATGTTATATATGGTGATAGGAAATACGGAAGTTATATAAAGTATGATAGAAATGATGTGCCTTTAGCTTTATTTGCTAAAAGTCTTAGATTTCCGCATCCCACAAGAGATGAAGAAATATATGTTGAGGCTGATCTTCCTTCTTATAATCCTTGGAATATATTTAATTAG